In Streptomyces sannanensis, the DNA window CCGCCATAGACGCCGTCTTCGGGTAGCTCCCAAGCAACTGGGAACAGCCCGGCCCCGGCCCAAAGTCCCAGAGAAGTCCCAGAGAAGTCCCAGAGGCGCTGCCGCACCCCTTCCAGACCCGCATTCGTGCAGGTCACATAGGGTGCGGCGGCAGCCGTTGCTCAGATATCCCGGAAGGTCTCGATCCGCGCTCCCACCGTGTTGAGCCGCTCCGCCAGATCCTCGTAACCACGGTTGATGACATAGACGTTGCGCAGTACGGACGTACCCTCCGCCGCCATCATCGCCAGCAGCACCACCACGGCCGGGCGCAGTGCGGGCGGGCACATCATCTCGGCCGCGCGCCAGCGGGTCGGGCCCTCGACGAGTACGCGGTGCGGGTCGAGCAGCTGGAGGCGGCCGCCGAGGCGGTTGAGGTCCGTGAGATAGATCGCGCGGTTGTCGTACACCCAGTCGTGGATCAGGGTCTTGCCCTGGGCGACCGCCGCGATGGCCGCGAAGAACGGCACGTTGTCGATGTTCAGGCCGGGGAACGGCATCGGGTGGATCTTGTCGATCGGGGCCTCCAGCTTGGACGGCCGGACCGTGAGATCCACCAGGCGGGTACGGCCGTTGTCGGCCGTGTACTCCGGGGAGCGGTCGTGGTCGAGGCCCATCTCCTCCAGTACCGCGAGCTCGATCTCGAGGAACTCGATCGGTACGCGGCGGATGGTCAGCTCCGACTCGGTGACCACAGCGGCGGCGACCAGGCTCATCGCCTCGACCGGGTCCTCGGAGGGGGAGTAGTCGACGTCCATGTCGATGTTCGGTACGCCGTGCACGGTGAGCGTCGTCGTTCCGATGCCCTCGACGCGTACGCCCAGCGCCTCCAGGAAGAAGCACAGGTCCTGGACCATGTAGTTGGAGGAGGCGTTGCGGATGACGGTCACCCCGTCGTGCCGCGCGGCCGCGAGCAGCGCGTTCTCGGTCACCGTGTCACCGCGCTCGGTCAGGACGATCGCACGGTCGGGTGTGACGCTGCGGTCCACCCTCGCGTGGTACTGACCCTCCGTCGCGGTGATGTCCAGGCCGAACCGGCGCAGCGCGATCATGTGCGGCTCGATGGTGCGGGTGCCCAGATCGCAGCCGCCGGCGTACGGCAGCCTGAAGTGGTCCATCCGGTGCAGCAGCGGACCCAGGAACATGATGATGCTGCGGGTCCGCCGGGCCGCCTCCGCGTCGATGCCGTCCAGGTCGAGATCGGCCGGAGGGACGATCTCCAGATCGGTCCCGCCGTTGACCCAGCGGGTGCGCACGCCGATGGAGTTCAGCACCTCCAGGATGCGGAAGACCTCCTCGATCCGCGCCACCCGGCGCAGTACCGTGCGTCCCTTGTTGAGCAGTGAGCCGCAGAGCAGCGCCACGCATGCGTTCTTGCTCGTCTTGACGTCGATGGAGCCCGACAGTCGGCGTCGTCCGACCACCCGGAGATGCATGGGACCCGCATACCCGAGGGAGACGATCTCGCTGTCCAGTGCCTCACCGATCCGGGCGATCATCTCAAGGCTGATGTTCTGGTTGCCTCGCTCGATCCGGTTCACCGCGCTCTGGCTGGTACCCAGGGCATCGGCGAGCTGAGTCTGTGTCCAGCCACGATGCTGTCGTGCGTCACGGATGAGCTTGCCGATGCGTACGAGGTAGTCGTCGGTCATGAGGCGAGGCTATATCGCATATGAGATGGCGACCAATTCAGCGTCGATTTCGGCCTCTTGTCCCTTATATCTCACATGTCATCGTGTGGTGCATACAAGAGACTCAGTGCCATCTGAACGTTTTCATTTGTGATGTCCGGGCACAGAAAAGCGAGTCGGGCGACCGTCCCGCTCTCCCGGCTCCAGACCCTCGTCGTGCCCTGCGGAGCACGGATGTGGTCAGCCGCTCGAGGTGGGCGGGTTGGGGCAGATCCGGACGACGAAGGCCGGCTCGACGCCGTGGGCGCCGAGCCAGCCTTTCCGGTGGTGCATCCCCCACGGGGGCGAGCCTTCCGTTCGACCGGGCGGGTCAGTCCGTGCCGAACTCCATCGCGGCGCGGTCCAGCATTTCGTCGTCACCGGAGACCTGGCCGCGGGACGCGATGGCCTCGGCGCCGCCCTGCGGCATGGTGCCGATCAGCCCGGTCGCGGCCGCCTGGGCGGCACCGATGGCGGGATTGGCGGTGCCGATCAGGCCGAGTCCGGCGTACTGCTCCAGCTTGGCGCGCGAGTCGGCGATGTCGAGGTTGCGCATGGTGAGCTGGCCGATCCGGTCCACCGGGCCGAACGCCGAGTCCTCGGTGCGCTCCATGGACAGCTTGTCCGGGTGGTAGCTGAACGCCGGGCCCGTGGTGTCGAGGATCGAGTAGTCGTCACCGCGCCGCAGCCGCAGCGTCACCTCGCCGGTGACGGCCGCGCCGACCCAGCGCTGCAGCGACTCGCGGATCATCAGCGCCTGCGGGTCCAGCCAGCGGCCCTCGTACATCAGCCGGCCGAGGCGCCGTCCCTCGTTGTGGTACTGGGCCAGGGTGTCCTCGTTGTGGATCGCGTTGACCAGGCGCTCGTACGCCGCGTGCAGCAGGGCCATGCCGGGCGCCTCGTAGATGCCGCGGCTCTTGGCCTCGATGATCCGGTTCTCGATCTGGTCGGACATGCCCAGGCCGTGGCGGCCGCCGATGGCGTTCGCCTCCATCACCAGGTCGACGGGGGAGGCGAACTCCTTGCCGTTGATCGTCACCGGTCGGCCCTGCTCGAAGCCGATCGTCACGTCCTCGGGGAGGATGTCGACTTCAGGGTCCCAGAACCGCACGCCCATGATCGGATCGACGGTCTCGATGCCGTTGTCCAGGTGCTCCAGGGTCTTCGCCTCGTGAGTGGCGCCCCAGATGTTGGCGTCGGTGGAGTACGCCTTCTCTGTGCTGTCGCGGTAGGGCAGGTCGTGGGCGAGAAGCCACTCCGACATCTCCTTGCGGCCGCCGAGCTCGGTCACGAAGTCCGCGTCCAGCCAGGGCTTGTAGATCCGCAGGTGCGGGTTGGCGAGCAGGCCGTACCGGTAGAACCGCTCGATGTCGTTGCCCTTGAAGGTCGAGCCGTCGCCCCAGATCTGTACGTCGTCCTCGAGCATCGCCCGGACCAGGAGGGTACCGGTGACGGCGCGGCCGAGCGGCGTGGTGTTGAAGTAGGCACGCCCGCCCGAGCGGATGTGGAACGCCCCGCAGGTGAGCGCGGCCAAGCCCTCCTCCACCAGCGCCGCGCGGCAGTCGACCAGGCGCGCGATCTCGGCGCCGTAGGTCTTCGCGCGGCCAGGCACCGAGGCGATGTCGGGCTCGTCGTACTGGCCGATGTCGGCGGTGTAGGTGCACGGGATGGCGCCCTTGTCGCGCATCCACGCGACGGCGACCGAGGTGTCGAGGCCACCCGAGAAGGCGATGCCGACGCGCTCTCCGGCGGGAAGGGAGGTGAGGACCTTGGACATGGGAAGAGTATGCAGGATTCTGCATGATCATGCAACGTGTCGCTGGGAATTCGCCGTGGCGCGGTATTCATCCGGCATCCTCGGCACTCTCGGTCGCGCGACCGAGAGTGCCGAGGCGGAAGCCGAACGACTCGGTTCATCGAGGAAACGGCTCGATGGGGCGAGACGGGACTGGGACCAGTCGTTGTCCTTTGCCGGCGAAGTCAGTCGGTTGGCGTGCGCTGACCTGCCTCGACTGGATCGGCCGGCAAATGATCACGTCAGGCGGGTTGTCCCGTCCCGGATGATCTGACCTGGGGCGACCAGATCGGTTGAGACGCCTGGTCGCCGGGAATCCCAGCTGACATGGTCCGGGGCGCCTGGGTGCCGGTGCTGTCCCAGTCGATCGGGTTCGGCTTTGCTGTTTCACACTGGCAGGTCTCGTTAGGATGCCCTGAGCATGGACGTGAATGCAGGGAACGAGATGATCGCCATCCCGCCGGGGCAGGTCACGCTGTCGGACCGGCGGACGCAGCGCAGTTGGTCGGTCGAGCTTGCGCCCTATCAGCTCGCGGCATTCCCGGTCACCCAGGCGTTGTACGCCCAGATCACAGGCCAGCGGCCGAGTGCCGCCCATGGGGACCAGTTGCCCGTCGAGTGCGTTTCTTGGTGGGATGCGGCGCGGTTCTGCAACACCCTGTCCCAGTGCGACGGGTTCACGCCCGCGTACCACCTCCTTGACGACGGCGAAGGTGGCGAAGGTATCGAGTGGGACGCGTCCGCCGACGGGTACCGACTGCCGACCGAAGCCGAATGGGAGCACGCCTGCCGTGCTGGTACGACCGGGCCGCAGTACGCGCCGCTCGACGAGATCGCCTGGTACCGCGGCAACTCGCACGAGCAGATCCACGACGTGGGTGGCAAACGGCCCAACCCGTGGGGTCTTTACGACATGCTCGGCAACGTCTGGGACTGGTGCTGGGACGTCTACGATGCCGAGGCCTACGGCACCTACCGGGTGCTCCGTGGCGGTGGTTGGTTCGATGAGCACTGGAGTTGCCGTGCCTCTGCGCGGCGCCGCAGCCACCCGACATTCCAGGTCGACGACGTAGGGTTCCGCATCGCGCGCTCCATCGTGTGACCATCGGTTCCCGTTCTGAGGCATCAAGCGAATCATCGGAGACGGGGATCAGGTCGACAGAGACGGGACACGGGTCGTGGGCGGGACCGGAAGTAGACGCGGCCACCAGGCATTCGCCAGCAGCACCGCCTCCGGAACCCCGACCCGCTCGAAACCCCCATCCTGCCTGGCCGCAGGTCAGACGGGTCACCTCGAACGCTTCCGCGTCCTTCGGTCGGATCCGCTCATCGGCGCGGACATCGACAACCACCGCAGAGCCGTCCGAACGGCGTACGTAAGTAGTCCGGAGCGTGCCGACGCTCACGCTCGCCGTCGTTCCAGTGCAGCCAGAACGGCTGCGAGGCGATCCCCACCACTTCGGGATCGAAATCCATCAGCAGAAGCCGGTCCCGCTCCAGCCGCGACTCGAAACCGACGTGCCGCCCGGTCGTCGCCGCCCAGTACCAGCCCGAGAAGTGACGCTCACCACGCGACCAGCGAAACGGCCGTACCGCGGGCACGTCCTCGAACCGCGCCGTCGCGCAGTCCAGCAGCGGACCCCGCCGACGCCCACGTACAGCATCCACGTACGACAGCTGGACGCACTTCGCCGGCAAGGAAGCCGAAACGACCGGGATCGCTGTCGAACGCCTCGATTGGAGGACAGCGGACAAAGTCGTGCTGCACATGACCGCGGCGCGGCGATGTATTAGTGTTATCTCGACATCGAGATATCTGTACGAGGCGTATCGCCCCCGAGTCACTAAGGCTTACCTAAGTTAGCCCAACCTTAGCGGATCGGCTCCAGGCTGCGACGGCAGGATGGCCGCGGTACGCGCACATTGATGAAGGAGACTGTCGTGTCGGCGAACAGCTTCGACGCCCGCAGCACGCTGCGCGTGGGCGACGAGTCGTACGAGATCTTCCGGCTGGACAAGGTCGAGGGCTCGGCCCGTCTGCCCTACAGCCTGAAGGTGCTGCTGGAGAACCTGCTCCGCACCGAGGACGGCGCGAACATCACCGCCGACCACATCCGCGCGCTCGGCAACTGGGACTCCCAGGCGCAGCCGAGCCAGGAGATCCAGTTCACGCCGGCCCGCGTGATCATGCAGGACTTCACCGGCGTGCCCTGTGTCGTGGACCTCGCCACCATGCGTGAGGCCGTGAAGGAGCTCGGCGGCGACCCGGCGAAGATCAACCCGCTGGCCCCGGCCGAGCTGGTCATCGACCACTCCGTCATCGCCGACAAGTTCGGCACCCCGGACTCCTTCGCCCAGAACGTGGAGCTGGAGTACGGCCGCAACAAGGAGCGCTACCAGTTCCTGCGCTGGGGCCAGACCGCCTTCGACGAGTTCAAGGTCGTCCCGCCCGGCACCGGCATCGTCCACCAGGTCAACATCGAGCACCTGGCCCGTACGGTCATGGTCCGGGGCGGCCAGGCCTACCCGGACACCCTCGTCGGCACCGACTCGCACACCACCATGGTCAACGGCCTCGGTGTGCTGGGCTGGGGCGTCGGCGGCATCGAGGCCGAGGCCGCGATGCTCGGCCAGCCGGTCTCGATGCTCATCCCGCGCGTCGTCGGCTTCAAGCTGACCGGCGAGCTGCCCACCGGCACCACCGCCACCGACCTGGTGCTGACCATCACCGAGATGCTCCGCAAGCACGGTGTCGTCGGCAAGTTCGTCGAGTTCTACGGTGAGGGCGTCGCCGCCACCTCCCTCGCGAACCGCGCCACCATCGGCAACATGTCGCCGGAGTTCGGCTCCACCGCCGCGATCTTCCCGATCGACGACGAGACCCTCAACTACCTGCGCCTGACCGGGCGCTCCCCGCAGCAGGTCGCGCTCGTCGAGGCGTACGCCAAGGAGCAGGGCCTCTGGCTCGACCCGGCCGCCGAGCCCGACTTCTCCGAGAAGCTCGAGCTGGACCTCTCCACCGTCGTCCCGTCGATCGCCGGCCCGAAGCGCCCGCAGGACCGTATCGTCCTGGCCAACGCCGCCCAGCAGTTCGCGCAGGACGTGCGCAACTACGTCGAGGACGACGCCGAGGCGGGCAAGGAGTCCTTCCCGGCCTCCGACGCCCCGGCCGAGCACAACGGCGTCCCGACCCGCCCGACCCCGGTCACCGCCGCGGACGGCTCGACGTACGAGATCGACCACGGCGCCGTCACCGTCGCCGCGATCACCTCCTGCACCAACACCTCGAACCCGTACGTCATGGTCGCCGCCGCGCTGGTGGCCAAGAAGGCGGTCGAGAAGGGCCTCACCCGCAAGCCGTGGGTCAAGACCACGCTCGCCCCGGGCTCCAAGGTCGTCATGGACTACTACGACCGTGCCGGCCTCACCCCGTACCTCGACAAGATGGGCTTCAACCTCGTCGGTTACGGCTGCACCACCTGCATCGGCAACTCCGGCCCGCTGCCGGAGGAGGTCTCCAAGGCGGTCAACGACCACGACCTGGCCGTCACCTCGGTCCTGTCCGGCAACCGCAACTTCGAGGGCCGGATCAACCCCGACGTCAAGATGAACTACCTGGCGTCCCCGCCGCTGGTCGTCGCCTACGCCATCGCCGGCTCCATGAAGGTGGACATCACCAAGGACGCCCTCGGCACCGACACCGACGGCAACCCGGTCCACCTGAAGGACATCTGGCCGTCCGAGGCAGAGGTCAACGAGGTCGTCGCCTCCGCCATCGGCGAGGACATGTTCTCCTCGTCCTACCAGGACGTCTTCGCCGGTGACGCGCAGTGGCAGTCGCTGCCGATCCCGACCGGCAACACCTTCGAGTGGGACCCGCAGTCCACCTACGTCCGCAAGCCCCCGTACTTCGAGGGCATGACGATGGAGACCACCCCGGTCACCGACATCACCGGTGCCCGCGTCCTCGCCAAGCTGGGCGACTCGGTCACCACCGACCACATCTCCCCGGCCGGTGCCATCAAGGCCGACACCCCGGCCGGCAAGTACCTCACGGAGCACGGCGTCGAGCGCCGCGACTTCAACAGCTACGGCTCCCGCCGCGGC includes these proteins:
- a CDS encoding UDP-N-acetylglucosamine 1-carboxyvinyltransferase, whose product is MTDDYLVRIGKLIRDARQHRGWTQTQLADALGTSQSAVNRIERGNQNISLEMIARIGEALDSEIVSLGYAGPMHLRVVGRRRLSGSIDVKTSKNACVALLCGSLLNKGRTVLRRVARIEEVFRILEVLNSIGVRTRWVNGGTDLEIVPPADLDLDGIDAEAARRTRSIIMFLGPLLHRMDHFRLPYAGGCDLGTRTIEPHMIALRRFGLDITATEGQYHARVDRSVTPDRAIVLTERGDTVTENALLAAARHDGVTVIRNASSNYMVQDLCFFLEALGVRVEGIGTTTLTVHGVPNIDMDVDYSPSEDPVEAMSLVAAAVVTESELTIRRVPIEFLEIELAVLEEMGLDHDRSPEYTADNGRTRLVDLTVRPSKLEAPIDKIHPMPFPGLNIDNVPFFAAIAAVAQGKTLIHDWVYDNRAIYLTDLNRLGGRLQLLDPHRVLVEGPTRWRAAEMMCPPALRPAVVVLLAMMAAEGTSVLRNVYVINRGYEDLAERLNTVGARIETFRDI
- the argG gene encoding argininosuccinate synthase, yielding MSKVLTSLPAGERVGIAFSGGLDTSVAVAWMRDKGAIPCTYTADIGQYDEPDIASVPGRAKTYGAEIARLVDCRAALVEEGLAALTCGAFHIRSGGRAYFNTTPLGRAVTGTLLVRAMLEDDVQIWGDGSTFKGNDIERFYRYGLLANPHLRIYKPWLDADFVTELGGRKEMSEWLLAHDLPYRDSTEKAYSTDANIWGATHEAKTLEHLDNGIETVDPIMGVRFWDPEVDILPEDVTIGFEQGRPVTINGKEFASPVDLVMEANAIGGRHGLGMSDQIENRIIEAKSRGIYEAPGMALLHAAYERLVNAIHNEDTLAQYHNEGRRLGRLMYEGRWLDPQALMIRESLQRWVGAAVTGEVTLRLRRGDDYSILDTTGPAFSYHPDKLSMERTEDSAFGPVDRIGQLTMRNLDIADSRAKLEQYAGLGLIGTANPAIGAAQAAATGLIGTMPQGGAEAIASRGQVSGDDEMLDRAAMEFGTD
- the acnA gene encoding aconitate hydratase AcnA, coding for MSANSFDARSTLRVGDESYEIFRLDKVEGSARLPYSLKVLLENLLRTEDGANITADHIRALGNWDSQAQPSQEIQFTPARVIMQDFTGVPCVVDLATMREAVKELGGDPAKINPLAPAELVIDHSVIADKFGTPDSFAQNVELEYGRNKERYQFLRWGQTAFDEFKVVPPGTGIVHQVNIEHLARTVMVRGGQAYPDTLVGTDSHTTMVNGLGVLGWGVGGIEAEAAMLGQPVSMLIPRVVGFKLTGELPTGTTATDLVLTITEMLRKHGVVGKFVEFYGEGVAATSLANRATIGNMSPEFGSTAAIFPIDDETLNYLRLTGRSPQQVALVEAYAKEQGLWLDPAAEPDFSEKLELDLSTVVPSIAGPKRPQDRIVLANAAQQFAQDVRNYVEDDAEAGKESFPASDAPAEHNGVPTRPTPVTAADGSTYEIDHGAVTVAAITSCTNTSNPYVMVAAALVAKKAVEKGLTRKPWVKTTLAPGSKVVMDYYDRAGLTPYLDKMGFNLVGYGCTTCIGNSGPLPEEVSKAVNDHDLAVTSVLSGNRNFEGRINPDVKMNYLASPPLVVAYAIAGSMKVDITKDALGTDTDGNPVHLKDIWPSEAEVNEVVASAIGEDMFSSSYQDVFAGDAQWQSLPIPTGNTFEWDPQSTYVRKPPYFEGMTMETTPVTDITGARVLAKLGDSVTTDHISPAGAIKADTPAGKYLTEHGVERRDFNSYGSRRGNHEVMIRGTFANIRLRNQIAPGTEGGYTRDFTAEGGPVSFIYDASRNYIAAGVPLVVLAGKEYGSGSSRDWAAKGTALLGVKAVIAESYERIHRSNLIGMGVLPLQFPEGASAESLGLTGEETFSFAGVTELNEGRTPRTVKVTTDTGVEFDAVVRIDTPGEADYYRNGGIMQYVLRSLIRK
- a CDS encoding formylglycine-generating enzyme family protein is translated as MDVNAGNEMIAIPPGQVTLSDRRTQRSWSVELAPYQLAAFPVTQALYAQITGQRPSAAHGDQLPVECVSWWDAARFCNTLSQCDGFTPAYHLLDDGEGGEGIEWDASADGYRLPTEAEWEHACRAGTTGPQYAPLDEIAWYRGNSHEQIHDVGGKRPNPWGLYDMLGNVWDWCWDVYDAEAYGTYRVLRGGGWFDEHWSCRASARRRSHPTFQVDDVGFRIARSIV
- a CDS encoding TnsA-like heteromeric transposase endonuclease subunit; the protein is MDAVRGRRRGPLLDCATARFEDVPAVRPFRWSRGERHFSGWYWAATTGRHVGFESRLERDRLLLMDFDPEVVGIASQPFWLHWNDGERERRHAPDYLRTPFGRLCGGCRCPRR